In Sesamum indicum cultivar Zhongzhi No. 13 linkage group LG8, S_indicum_v1.0, whole genome shotgun sequence, the sequence TGGAACCGTTAACCATGAATAACATTCATCTATTTCATCTTTTTCCTGACTTCATAGAGATAACTCAGGATCACCACTGCAGCAGCAACAGCAACTCCAACAGCACCTTGTGCCAATACAGTGCCATCTTTCACAATTGCCTTTGCACCAGTGGGAGTAGGGGTAAACCCTAATTCGGAAAGTTTCTTATGCGATTCAGCGTAATCTTTAAAGAAGGCATCTTCATCCTGCATGTGCAAAATAATGGGGAAACGGTTAGAGTAGTAGGCAAAGTTGCTGATGACATACAAACATCCTGTTCAAAGGTGGTGGTGTGAGGGCAAAAAACCCTGCCAAAGCATATAAACTACACTGCCCCATTAATAGGAATTAGGCAGTTTGGCGAAGAATACAGCACAAACTCTCAAACAATAACTGGCAAAGATACTTTCCTAGAGCACCCTTCAAAGAGATaccaataatataaaaacagaaaagaagcCATACTGACcgggaaaaaaaaggaaaaacagtggataaaaagataaaagaactGTGAGAAGAATCAAGATCTATTTCCTTTAATCAGGCATGTGTGAAAGTGAGTTGACTGAAGATGATTGTAAAAGCAGATTTAAAGgggctaaaatattttcattactCGGTCATCAAACACAAGAtttggcaattttattttgcccTTCACATTTCTGTTCCTGGCATTGATGAATTCCAAAGTCATCTCTTAATATAAGATAGAGATGATGATAAAGAAGTTAacctatttttaattgataaattgtaTTGCCTCTTCAGCATATAGGTGGAAGCtcaaaaatatctatattttcttcaaaagtaACAAACTGCTCTCGAGAACAAAGTTATTATATTCACTAGGGGAGTAAAGAAGGTTCAACatgttgaataaaattaacaatgttGCGAATAAAACATGATTGCCAATCTAAAATTAGAGCGAAGGTGACCAGTGAGCACGAGTAATTAAGCACCTAAAGGAATAATGTACTACCCATGAATGCGCATAAAAGATTTAGGTCACTGGACAATCATATAAAACCTTTCCATATACAGCAGCTGTGAGATGTAACCTTAAATCGTATACAGTTGGAGGTTCGGGGtaatcatttgaatttgaccttttaagaaaaaacaacCTCATTCAATATGTTTGTCTCTGTGAGATTTTGCAACACAAGTAAGCACCCATACAGAGTATCAATTTTGTAAGTATCACTATACTTACAAACATGATACTTGTGGATTAACATCCAGCAGCATATGTTTTTGTACCAAATTTTACTAaaacattttgatttttttttatcagacTTTATGCAATCAGCTCTGCCTGATCTTAGCTGCACATAATTGCTGAACCAAATAGTTAAAACCGCATACTGCACCTTAGCATAAAGCTCAACATAACGCCTAAAGTCAGGATCATCCAGCAAAGCCAAATCAGTTGGGAGTTTTAGTAAGCCCTCACTCTCCCCCTTAAGAAGCTCCCTGGTTCAGATAAATGTAATCAGAAGGCATAAGAACAAACAAACGGATTTAAAACAAAAGGCACGTCATGCTCCAAGACTTActgaaaatatgaattatcaAACTTTAATGGCTCTTTAGTCCAAGGGCCATCAAAGCCTGATCTCTCAGGATGTGCCCTCCCCTGTGAATACATTGACCAAAATTATGTTAGAatggcttttctttttatttttctttttaaggcTCAGTGGGTAgtatattcatcaaaatgcTTAGATGATAATTACCAGGGTGTGGCCACCCGATAGTGCCACGATATCCTTATCAGACAAACCCATCCGGTAAAACACCTCCTTGAGATGTGGAACACCTAACATCAAAGCACAAAAGAGTAAATCAGTTAAACTTCTAATTAGCTTGCTACGAACATTAACTTTTTGGGACGAATAACCTTTAGAGCTCCTGATGGAACCTCTTTCTCCAAAGTTCACAAGTAACCAGATTCCAGAAACTTAAAGGTAATATATGAGCAAGAGCATGGACTGAAAAATGCCATTGGAGAGAAAACGTGATTCTATAAAGATGCactaattgtaatattttcaccAATACTTTATGCAGAGAGTGAAGTATAGATAGATGTTATTGAAAGAATATATAGAGAAAGGGACCAAATAGCAAGTGCGAATGTGCAACAACACATTTAGCGGGTCTAAATGAAAAACAACCATCTAAGCTTAGCAAGTGAGAAGATTCAGAAAACTAAgatttctataatattttgtttgaccTTTGTTAGCATCGGGAAGTCGCCCTTCCTTTGGGGAAATCTTTGAATCctgaaaagaaatatgagGTAGCTACCATTAAGATTGCTCTTAATGCAATTATCGTAACTTGCCTATGGATGGATCTAATCGCATCAACCTAGTGCACTATGGGGAATGCTGGTAACTACTAGCACAatacaaatttgttttatctCTGTAAGATAGAATATGGATACCTTTCTACCAGGAACAAAATCAATTGTGGGGCCTCCAGTGACTTCAACAGCAACAACACCTGCAAGCTGTAGGCAAAATTGTCCAGTTAGCATTAAACAAAGTGCTCTTAGTTTGTCCACCAATTGATACCTCATAATAAGTAATCCCGAACTGTATAATAGTTAATCAAGATCATACTGTTTAATTTCCAAGTCAGTTGACAAAGCAAAGTAACATTACCCTGTGAAGGTTTCATGTTTGCCTTGCACTAAACAGCACCTGTGAAGAATCCAGAGCATTAGGAAAATTACCTGATACAGATCTGCATATGTGATTCTCGGACATTTAGACTTCACTTGTTCTGCAACCCAACCAAAAATCAATAGTAAGAAGAAATGTAGATATACACTTCGAAGTGATATGATCaccaaaaatacattaaagATTATATTAAGCTAAATCCTACcaccaacaaataaaaaacatcCAAACAACAAGGCTCCAATAATCAATGCAAACAAGCCAATCCATGTGAAATTTTGCTATGACAAAGTATACATCAGACAACCAAATGTAAAGACAACCAGCACCAGCCCACGTCTGAAGCCATACAACAATCAAACAAGTATTTCATCCGTCAATGATAGTACTTCAAGCTATGATGCTAGTACAACTGCACTAGATGTGTGAACAGATTATGAATGTAATCCATTAATATGTTAACAGTAAGTTAAACAAAATCCTCCCACCTTACCAAAGTACAGAATCCTAAGAACTATGATCAAATAAGTTGTTCAGAAAATACATGCCgcaaaatgataaataattttcctcTGTGAGCAtttaactaatgaaaataCACAAAGACAGCAAAATTTACCTAGTTTAATTAAATGCTGCAATACTACTACAAGTTATCCGACTAGTAAAACTCCAGCAGATATAATACATACATGCATTATAAACTAGAATAGAAATCATTAAACAGAGACAGATTAAAGTGAAAATCAACTATGAAAAATAGAGTCAACTAACCGCAAAATTCGAGCGCGATTTTCAAGCCACTATTAGCGCCATGAGTGTACTCTTCTTCATTTCGAATCGAACCGTTCGGACCTCCAGTCTTCGTATTCACATCATAAGTCCCCGCATCATGCCACCTAGTTAACCACAAACCAAAAGCATAAGAAAACATTAAGTTAATCAAAGTTTAGCTATCAAACTATTATCTAGATTAAAAACGAAAAGGTTAAAAGCAGAAacggaaaagagaaaatacgCCAAGCGAAGCATAATAGGGGCGCAATTCTTGTTGGAGATGAGAGCGCGTAGTTCCCGGCGAGCTTTCTCGATTTCCTTGAGGTACTCTGAGTCGACGATAACTTTCGCCATTGGAATGAGTCTCTGAAATTTTCTCTGGAAAATAAGGAGATAagatatttttgaatattgaCTGGCGTTTATATGGGAGAGGGGAACAACACTGGAGTTGCTGAGCCCCGACTCCCGACTGGAGGATTGggtttctatttttctttttccaacttGGAAATTTCTGATTGGTGATAAATCTAATCAAAAGAACCTGGGCTTGGAAAACGAGCCCATTGATAAGGCATGGGCCTGAACAAACCGGGCGGCGTTCGCTGGCGTTATCACTATCTCTATTTTcagattttcttctttttattttccagTACGTGATCTTaaatgagataattataccctttttttcttaaatttaatataatcacactgtttttatatacatataaaaaataatattttattttttaagtaaaatatatatatatatataaagcaaCTCATTaagtttcaagaaataaaagaagaaaagaatagaataaaacggaaacaaaaaaataaagaaaataaaatcaatttaggGTGCTATCagcataacaaaaatattagtctCCCAAAATCATAATTGTTGTTTGTGAgtaaaaaatgtgtttttttatattagtatagatataaattacatattgatCTCATTTACACCGTCcttcattaaaatttgatacaattacatattgacttattatagtttgatgaattttatttagtattcccaaaatttatttctatttaacaaataaatccatcgtttctcaaaatttactattgctaatattagcaataaataaataaatatataaaaattcatgttcACCTTAAATTGACTTGTTATTTTCGCTTTACCTCGATAAAGTTTAACTAATATTGAATCtatttattgaatgaaaacaaccatttacattattatatgtaatttttttaaactataataaatctatatataattatatcaaacattATCTAATTATCCTTTTCTAAAGTATGTAGAAACAAAATCAGAGTAATATTTCCAGATGTAATacagactaaaaatatattataaatagttgttgatataaattgaaattgaagttGCATCTTAAGAATGAGATATTTCAATGGCtaactttattctttttctatttcattttttgtggaGTTTTGTGAATAACATCAGTACCTATAGTTATTATACACAGGATCTCAAGGTAAAACAGTAAGTTAGATAATGTCCAATCGCTTTCTACCGGATTAAGCTTtaccaaaatgaaaaaaatatatgtaagcAATTTTTCCAAGTCAAGAAAGGAcagtactttttttttatctcaataGTACACTCTGTGAAAGAAGAAACCGGGCCTCAAGAAAATGTACACAAACCAACAACATACGTATCATTGTACACAAGCAACAAAACCAAAGCTCCAACATATGTTTGCAATTACAAAaagttcattttctttcttttatttttctgaaggGGAATGGAAGAGATTGTGAAGGTCAAGATGTTTGCCACTGCAGCTCAATTTGTATCCGTCCATTCTTTGAGTCTATCAGATGGAACTTCTCATTTATCCTTTTGTTGCTGATAACATCTGCTAGGCTGATATCAACATAACCTAGTGTTTCCTGATAACATCAACCAAAGGATTCAAGAAATTAACAAGCAGCAGCCGAAAAGCATTATTAGCACTAACCCACTAACAACAATTATTGGCTGTTTGCTGTTCTTATATGCATAAGCAAGACAATTACAGACATTATGTTCCATTATCGTGTTACTTTTAAATAGATGCTCGGCTTTTGCCTGGATCAAGCTATTTTCGTGCGGAAGAGAGTGTCTATAAAGTGACTATAAAGATATTCTTTCCTATTAAAAAAACtatcaaattttaactttGTCATCCAAAACCTTTCTTTGTTATTCCGCAACCAAGAAAGTAGTAATAAATAAGCCAATGAATGTGGTGCAAGTCAAATGTGCAAAACATGAAGGCTTCTCATATCTTCCCTACTGCACAATTgcctttgaaaaaaatatctggTAAAACGCATAAAATCAGTtagaatttcatttttggaaCTGAAGCCAAAAGGTTAGAAAAGAAGCTTCAGTAAGTATGCTACGACTTAAACCAAGTTGGTAGCTAGCCCATAATGACATCATGTCTAGCCTAGTAACTCTCCTTCTAGCAATTAGTTTATTCCAATTACTAAACAATAAAGACAAGAAGGCGGCAGAATTACCTTGGGATGCAACAGGCCGATTCTGGTCGAGGTGCTGAGTACTTCCACATGTAGCTTGTCTTTTAGAGGAGGTTCTTCCAGCATGAATGTGAACTCCTCTTCCCATCTTGGATCTctactcttttttatttgctgtgtcaacaaataaaatgttagCCAAATAAATAGCCGATGTACTGACAATCCACAGAAAAGCAGCCTTTAGCAACATACAATTCGATGCAAAAGTTAGATTTCAGCACACGTGATAATTCCATCCAATTGATGTTTTAATTGGGTGTTGgtaaataagaaatttctGCTACAGCAACATATTACTGATCTTCACTAATTTTCATAGTAGGTATGTAACtcagtttaaattttagtGGAACCGTCGGTAAATTTTCTGTACATAAAATTGCTATGGAAAATAAGCACGAGCAATTAAGTTGGAGCTCGTCGCTGGTAAACAGGATCAAAAtcagaaattaattattctccAGCATACCCTCTGCAGTGTGGACAGAAATTGCATCTGTACGCACAAAAGCATACTAGAGAAAAACAATTTAGTTGCACACCTTTGTTTTTCGCTCCTCGCCTCTGAATATGATACGCACATATGGGTTAGTGTGGTGCTTCCCCTCAACATCTTGAGCTTCATGCACCGTAACTACTAGTACCCCTCCCCCAGGTGGTGTGCCTTCAGGAGCCTTTTGTACTGCACTTGGATTTTCAATATCTTTTGGCAGATCTTCCTCCTTGAAAGGTTTGTATGTCAATTCCACCACGATTTGTCCTCGCAACTTATCATTTTGAACATCACTTGGATCTATGGTCTTAAGAAGATCCAGAGTCATGTTTTTTGGTTCATCAGGGGGAAGCTCCTTCAAAGGAACTACATTCATACCCATCTTTTCATGTTTGCCAATCTGAACAGAAATAGAACACATCTAGAGTTAGACATTTTAATATCACAATAATACTTGTAACTCCAACTGGATATGTATACC encodes:
- the LOC105169784 gene encoding L-ascorbate peroxidase 3, peroxisomal; the protein is MAKVIVDSEYLKEIEKARRELRALISNKNCAPIMLRLAWHDAGTYDVNTKTGGPNGSIRNEEEYTHGANSGLKIALEFCEQVKSKCPRITYADLYQLAGVVAVEVTGGPTIDFVPGRKDSKISPKEGRLPDANKGVPHLKEVFYRMGLSDKDIVALSGGHTLGRAHPERSGFDGPWTKEPLKFDNSYFQELLKGESEGLLKLPTDLALLDDPDFRRYVELYAKDEDAFFKDYAESHKKLSELGFTPTPTGAKAIVKDGTVLAQGAVGVAVAAAVVILSYLYEVRKKMK